The Streptomyces cynarae genome contains a region encoding:
- a CDS encoding STAS domain-containing protein yields the protein MDRGTVGSAQSGRLLVEVRQEGTSAVVTPAGELDHHTADLLREPLEDCLEKGFSRLVVDCSRLEFCDSTGLNVLLSARLKAESGGGGVHLVGMQPVVARVFEITGADAVFTVHDTLDAALAE from the coding sequence ATGGACCGCGGGACGGTCGGCAGCGCACAGTCGGGCCGGCTTCTGGTCGAGGTGCGACAAGAAGGCACGAGTGCCGTCGTGACCCCGGCGGGTGAGTTGGATCACCACACCGCCGATCTGCTGCGCGAACCTCTCGAGGACTGCCTCGAGAAGGGGTTCTCGCGCCTGGTCGTCGACTGCTCGAGGCTGGAGTTCTGCGACTCCACCGGGCTCAACGTCCTGCTCTCCGCCCGGCTGAAGGCCGAGTCCGGGGGTGGTGGGGTCCATCTCGTGGGGATGCAGCCGGTGGTGGCCCGGGTCTTCGAGATCACCGGGGCGGACGCCGTCTTCACCGTCCACGACACGCTGGACGCGGCACTGGCCGAGTGA
- a CDS encoding RNA polymerase sigma factor SigF encodes MEDIMSPRLDASQTQRATSTTPLERPDHGYGLADHEGPTGPDGLADLPEIPPYDEVGPVDARALSKTLFERLESLEEGTHEYSYVRNTLVELNLALVKFAASRFRSRSEPMEDIIQVGTIGLIKAIDRFELSRGVEFPTFAMPTIVGEIKRFFRDTSWSVRVPRRLQELRLDLAKAGDELAQKLDRAPTVAELAERLGISNEEVVEGMAASNAYTASSLDAQPEEDDSEGALADRIGYEDHGLEGIEYVESLKPLIAELPQRDRKILSLRFVANMTQSEIGEELGISQMHVSRLLSRTLGRLRKGLTVEE; translated from the coding sequence ATGGAGGACATCATGTCACCCCGGCTCGACGCATCGCAGACCCAGAGGGCGACGTCGACAACCCCCCTGGAACGACCGGACCACGGCTACGGCCTGGCCGACCACGAAGGCCCGACCGGGCCCGACGGCCTCGCCGACCTACCGGAGATTCCCCCGTACGACGAAGTGGGACCGGTTGACGCCCGGGCCCTTTCCAAGACTCTCTTCGAGAGGCTCGAGTCACTCGAAGAAGGCACACACGAATATTCGTACGTGCGCAACACGCTCGTCGAACTGAACCTGGCCCTGGTGAAGTTCGCCGCCTCCCGCTTCCGCTCGCGCAGCGAGCCGATGGAGGACATCATCCAGGTGGGCACGATCGGCCTGATCAAGGCCATCGACCGGTTCGAACTCAGCAGAGGCGTCGAGTTCCCCACCTTCGCGATGCCGACGATCGTCGGTGAGATCAAGCGCTTCTTCCGCGACACCTCCTGGTCGGTCCGTGTCCCGCGCCGGCTCCAGGAACTCCGCCTCGACCTGGCCAAGGCCGGCGACGAACTGGCCCAGAAGCTCGACCGCGCACCCACGGTGGCCGAGTTGGCCGAGCGCCTCGGCATCTCCAACGAGGAGGTCGTCGAGGGCATGGCCGCGTCGAACGCGTATACGGCCAGCTCCCTCGACGCCCAGCCCGAGGAGGACGACTCCGAGGGCGCGCTCGCGGACCGCATCGGCTACGAGGACCACGGACTCGAGGGCATCGAGTACGTCGAGTCCCTGAAGCCGCTGATCGCCGAACTTCCGCAGCGTGACCGGAAGATCCTCTCGCTGCGCTTCGTGGCCAACATGACGCAGTCGGAGATAGGCGAGGAGCTGGGCATCTCGCAGATGCACGTGTCACGACTGCTGTCCCGCACCCTGGGACGCCTGCGGAAGGGCCTCACCGTCGAGGAGTGA
- a CDS encoding RICIN domain-containing protein, with the protein MTRAERDDEDDVEAGGGMHGTVPDARLTELLRTDTPTAYPALRELRMRHRTAVLGYARLCTVDETAARQLTAQAFALAARDTARGADPRGPWRHQLLLLAGRVTQSWATDERAARLDPGLPAHLRAVGPEGVAPAMLAAFQALPVRVQGLVWYGVVDQEPPERTAVLLGMSPQDVAYDIEPAFKALRESVLKTRLAGSGNPRCQDFRRLIEESVRPDKPRYSADLHAHMAYCVHCATAYEELSHLRDAPRTALAEGLLPWGGAAYVRGDGEEQSAAAGAGLADWWPSRRFALAATAVGVALAPLLVYLMASGGSQPARAASEIRRPTPLPAVTVTTTVSVTPSASSSPSPSPTPATTSPRPTPRPSRTATTHPASPKPKPPAPHPPNGTYAQVVNVASGLCLDIRDGVMDLGTDVITAPCTSSPTQRWRVDTSRDVLQSEADPAFCLDSRGSTYRGVGIWECSSVDGRNGQNLRFTVDSRGVIRPAIAPDHAVTPYGGDTVFLMWDQGGDEQRWKAGAA; encoded by the coding sequence ATGACCCGGGCGGAGCGGGACGACGAGGACGACGTCGAGGCCGGCGGCGGTATGCACGGTACGGTGCCCGACGCCCGCCTCACCGAACTGCTGAGAACGGACACCCCGACCGCGTATCCAGCTCTGCGCGAACTACGCATGCGCCATCGCACCGCCGTCCTCGGCTACGCACGGCTGTGCACGGTCGACGAGACGGCGGCCCGGCAGCTGACCGCGCAGGCGTTCGCGCTCGCGGCCCGCGACACCGCCCGCGGCGCCGACCCGCGCGGCCCCTGGCGTCACCAACTCCTGCTGCTCGCGGGCCGGGTGACACAGTCCTGGGCGACGGACGAGCGCGCCGCCCGGCTCGATCCTGGGCTGCCGGCGCATCTGCGCGCGGTCGGACCCGAGGGCGTGGCTCCGGCGATGCTGGCGGCGTTCCAGGCGCTGCCGGTCCGGGTGCAGGGGCTGGTCTGGTACGGAGTCGTCGACCAGGAGCCGCCGGAACGCACGGCGGTCCTGCTGGGCATGTCCCCGCAGGACGTGGCGTACGACATCGAACCGGCGTTCAAGGCGCTGCGCGAGTCGGTCCTGAAGACCCGGCTCGCCGGCTCGGGCAACCCCCGCTGCCAGGACTTCCGGCGGCTCATCGAGGAGTCCGTGCGTCCGGACAAGCCGCGCTACAGCGCCGATCTGCACGCCCACATGGCGTACTGCGTGCACTGCGCCACCGCGTACGAGGAGCTGTCGCACCTGCGCGACGCCCCGCGTACGGCACTGGCGGAGGGGCTGCTGCCGTGGGGCGGCGCCGCGTACGTGAGGGGCGACGGGGAGGAGCAGAGCGCGGCCGCCGGGGCCGGGCTCGCCGACTGGTGGCCGTCGCGGCGGTTCGCGCTGGCGGCGACGGCCGTGGGCGTGGCGCTGGCTCCGCTGCTGGTCTACCTGATGGCCTCGGGCGGTTCGCAGCCGGCGCGGGCCGCGAGCGAGATCCGCAGGCCGACGCCGCTGCCCGCCGTGACGGTGACGACGACGGTCTCGGTGACGCCGTCGGCCTCGTCCTCCCCGTCCCCCTCCCCCACTCCGGCGACGACGTCACCGAGACCGACGCCGAGGCCCTCGCGCACGGCGACCACGCACCCGGCGTCCCCGAAGCCGAAGCCCCCCGCTCCGCACCCGCCGAACGGCACGTACGCCCAAGTCGTGAACGTCGCCTCGGGTCTGTGCCTGGACATCCGCGACGGGGTGATGGACCTCGGCACGGACGTCATCACCGCCCCGTGCACCTCGTCCCCGACGCAGCGCTGGCGCGTCGACACCTCGCGCGATGTCCTGCAGTCGGAGGCCGACCCCGCCTTCTGCCTGGACAGCCGCGGCTCCACCTACCGGGGCGTCGGCATCTGGGAGTGCTCCTCGGTCGACGGCCGCAACGGGCAGAACCTGCGCTTCACGGTCGACTCCCGCGGAGTGATCCGCCCGGCGATCGCTCCGGACCACGCGGTGACGCCGTACGGCGGCGACACGGTGTTCCTGATGTGGGACCAGGGCGGCGACGAACAGCGCTGGAAGGCGGGCGCCGCCTGA
- the hutI gene encoding imidazolonepropionase — protein MSSTVISNIASLVTNDPSLGDRSPLGLIRDAALVIDGDRVSWTGESSKAPATDNRVDADGRAVIPGFVDSHSHLVFAGDRTEEFNARMSGRGYSAGGIRTTVAATRTATDAELETNLVRHLTEALRQGTTTLETKSGYGLTVHDEERALRIASAHTDEVTYLGAHIVSPDYADDPAAYVALVTGEMLDACAPHARWIDVFCEKGAFDGDQARAILTAGREKGLHPRVHANQLSYGPGVQLAVELGAASADHCTHLTDADVDALANSDTVATLLPGAEFSTRAEWPDARRLLDAGVTVALSTDCNPGSSYTSSVPFCIALAVRDMRMTPDEALWSATAGGARALRRTDVGRLSPGAYADLAFLDAPSHVHLAYRPGVPLVDEVWRRGRRVA, from the coding sequence ATGAGCAGCACCGTCATCAGCAACATCGCCAGCCTGGTCACCAACGACCCCTCCCTCGGTGACAGGTCCCCCCTTGGACTGATCCGGGACGCGGCCCTCGTCATCGACGGCGACCGCGTCTCGTGGACCGGTGAGTCGAGCAAAGCACCCGCCACTGACAATCGGGTCGACGCCGACGGCCGCGCGGTGATCCCGGGCTTCGTGGACTCCCACTCGCACCTGGTCTTCGCGGGCGACCGCACCGAGGAGTTCAACGCCCGCATGTCGGGCCGCGGTTACTCGGCGGGCGGCATCCGCACCACGGTGGCGGCGACCCGGACCGCGACGGACGCGGAACTGGAGACCAACCTCGTCCGCCACCTCACCGAGGCCCTCCGCCAGGGCACCACCACCCTGGAGACCAAGTCCGGTTACGGCCTCACGGTCCACGATGAGGAACGCGCCCTGCGGATCGCCTCCGCGCACACCGACGAGGTCACCTACCTCGGCGCCCACATCGTCTCCCCCGACTACGCCGACGACCCGGCCGCCTACGTGGCCCTGGTCACCGGCGAGATGCTCGACGCCTGCGCGCCGCACGCCCGCTGGATCGACGTCTTCTGCGAGAAGGGCGCCTTCGACGGCGACCAGGCCCGCGCGATCCTCACCGCGGGCCGGGAGAAGGGCCTGCACCCGCGGGTCCACGCCAACCAGCTGTCGTACGGCCCGGGCGTGCAGCTCGCCGTCGAACTCGGCGCGGCCAGCGCCGACCACTGCACGCACCTGACGGACGCCGACGTGGACGCCCTCGCGAACAGCGACACGGTCGCCACCCTGCTGCCGGGCGCCGAGTTCTCCACCCGCGCCGAGTGGCCCGACGCCCGCCGCCTCCTCGACGCGGGCGTCACGGTCGCCCTGTCCACCGACTGCAACCCCGGCTCGTCCTACACGTCCTCCGTGCCGTTCTGCATCGCGCTCGCCGTGCGGGACATGCGGATGACCCCGGACGAGGCGCTCTGGTCGGCCACGGCGGGCGGGGCCCGCGCCCTGCGCCGCACGGACGTCGGCCGCCTCTCCCCGGGCGCCTACGCGGACCTGGCGTTCCTCGACGCCCCGAGCCACGTCCACCTGGCCTACCGCCCGGGCGTGCCCCTGGTCGACGAGGTGTGGCGGCGGGGCCGTAGGGTCGCCTAG
- a CDS encoding formimidoylglutamate deiminase, with product MQVTRTYWLEHAWLDPAVEPGVALEMADGRITAVRTGVDAPPPGAEVLRGLTLPGLANAHSHAFHRALRGTVQIGSGTFWTWREVMYSFADRLTPDTYHALARAVYAEMALAGVTAVGEFHYVHHAPGGTPYTDPNAMGEALIAAAAEAGIRITLLDTAYLSAGFGQPPNTHQLRFSDGTAEAWAERCSVLKERDHARIGAAIHSVRAVPAEQLATVARWAQERRAPLHVHLSEQTAENDACQKAHGRTPTRLLADHGVLGPRTTGVHNTHLTDEDIQLIGSTGTGTCMCPTTERDLADGIGPAPALQAAGSPLSLGSDSHAVIDLFEEARAMELNERLRTRTRGHWTAAALLRAASADGHAALGWDGAGALEPGALADFTTIALDSVRTAGPLPRLGAETAVFAATAADVRHTVVGGRHVVRDGAHLLVPDVPRALADAVEALRA from the coding sequence GTGCAGGTGACACGGACGTACTGGCTGGAGCACGCCTGGCTCGACCCGGCCGTCGAGCCGGGGGTCGCCCTGGAGATGGCCGACGGGCGCATCACCGCGGTCCGCACCGGCGTCGACGCCCCACCGCCCGGCGCCGAGGTCCTGCGCGGGCTGACCCTCCCCGGGCTCGCCAACGCCCACAGCCACGCCTTCCACCGCGCCCTGCGCGGCACCGTCCAGATCGGCTCGGGGACCTTCTGGACCTGGCGGGAGGTCATGTACTCGTTCGCGGACAGACTGACCCCCGACACGTACCACGCGCTCGCCCGCGCCGTGTACGCGGAGATGGCGCTGGCCGGGGTCACCGCCGTCGGCGAGTTCCACTACGTGCACCACGCCCCCGGCGGCACCCCCTACACCGACCCCAATGCCATGGGGGAGGCGCTGATCGCGGCCGCCGCCGAGGCCGGCATCCGTATCACCCTCCTCGACACCGCCTACCTGTCCGCCGGCTTCGGACAGCCGCCCAACACCCACCAGCTCCGCTTCTCCGACGGCACGGCCGAGGCCTGGGCCGAACGCTGTTCAGTTCTCAAGGAACGCGATCACGCACGGATCGGTGCGGCGATCCACTCCGTACGGGCGGTGCCCGCCGAACAGTTGGCGACGGTGGCGCGCTGGGCGCAGGAGCGGCGGGCCCCGCTGCATGTGCACCTGTCCGAGCAGACGGCCGAGAACGACGCCTGCCAGAAGGCACACGGCCGCACCCCGACCCGGCTCCTCGCCGACCACGGCGTCCTCGGGCCGCGCACCACCGGGGTGCACAACACGCACCTCACGGACGAGGACATCCAGCTGATCGGCTCCACCGGCACCGGCACCTGCATGTGCCCCACCACCGAGCGGGACCTCGCCGACGGCATCGGTCCGGCCCCGGCCCTGCAGGCGGCCGGCTCGCCGCTGTCACTCGGCTCCGACAGCCACGCCGTCATCGACCTGTTCGAGGAGGCGCGTGCGATGGAGCTGAACGAGCGGCTGCGCACCCGCACCCGCGGCCACTGGACGGCGGCAGCCCTGCTGCGGGCCGCCTCCGCCGACGGGCACGCCGCGCTCGGCTGGGACGGCGCGGGCGCCCTGGAGCCGGGCGCGCTCGCCGACTTCACGACGATCGCGCTCGACTCGGTCAGGACCGCGGGGCCCCTGCCACGGCTGGGCGCCGAGACGGCCGTATTCGCCGCGACGGCAGCGGATGTGCGCCATACGGTCGTGGGCGGCCGGCACGTCGTCCGCGACGGAGCCCACCTGCTCGTACCGGACGTGCCACGCGCGCTGGCGGACGCCGTCGAAGCCCTGCGCGCCTGA
- a CDS encoding allantoate amidohydrolase, with protein sequence MTFHSMWAELLPVGRDSASGGYRRFAWTGADAECRAWFEEQAEARGLVHEVDRNGNQWAWLGDPAEGDAVVTGSHLDSVPDGGAFDGPLGVVSAFAALDELRRRNVRFAKPLGIVNFGDEEGARFGLACVGSRLAAGQLTREQAHRLTDGDGVTLPRAMEAAGYDPDAIGPDPERLGRIGAFVELHVEQGRALDIGGDAVGVASAIWPHGRWRFDFRGEANHAGTTRLADRRDPMLPYAETVLAARREAELAGAVATFGKIAVEPNGVNAIPSLVRGWLDSRAADQASLDTVLGGIQKAARECAEAHGVDLEVVRESFTPVVEFDHALRDELARILGRDTDLTVPVLGTGAGHDAGILSGSIPTAMLFVRNPTGVSHSPAEYAAEDDCLAGVAALADVLEGLVCR encoded by the coding sequence GTGACCTTCCACAGCATGTGGGCGGAGTTGCTGCCGGTCGGCCGCGACTCCGCCTCCGGTGGCTACCGCCGCTTCGCCTGGACCGGTGCCGACGCGGAGTGCCGGGCCTGGTTCGAGGAGCAGGCCGAAGCGCGGGGGCTGGTCCACGAAGTCGACCGGAACGGGAACCAGTGGGCGTGGCTCGGCGACCCCGCCGAGGGGGATGCCGTGGTCACCGGGTCCCACCTCGACTCCGTGCCCGACGGCGGGGCCTTCGACGGGCCTCTCGGGGTCGTGTCCGCCTTCGCCGCGCTCGACGAGCTTCGGCGCAGGAACGTCCGGTTCGCCAAGCCCCTCGGCATCGTCAACTTCGGCGACGAGGAAGGCGCCCGGTTCGGGCTGGCCTGCGTCGGGTCGCGGCTCGCCGCCGGGCAGCTCACCCGCGAGCAGGCCCACCGGCTGACCGACGGAGACGGGGTCACCTTGCCGCGGGCCATGGAGGCCGCCGGGTACGACCCCGACGCCATCGGGCCCGATCCCGAGCGGCTCGGCCGTATCGGCGCGTTCGTCGAGCTGCACGTCGAGCAGGGGCGGGCGCTCGACATCGGCGGGGACGCCGTCGGGGTCGCCAGTGCCATCTGGCCGCACGGCCGGTGGCGGTTCGACTTCCGGGGCGAGGCCAACCACGCGGGGACCACGCGGCTCGCCGACCGGCGCGACCCCATGCTGCCGTACGCCGAGACCGTGCTCGCCGCCCGTCGCGAGGCCGAACTCGCCGGTGCCGTCGCCACCTTCGGGAAGATCGCCGTCGAGCCCAACGGGGTCAACGCGATCCCGTCCCTCGTCCGTGGCTGGCTCGACTCCCGTGCCGCCGACCAGGCGAGCCTCGACACCGTGCTCGGCGGCATCCAGAAGGCGGCCCGGGAGTGCGCCGAGGCACACGGTGTCGATCTGGAGGTGGTGCGCGAGTCGTTCACGCCGGTCGTCGAGTTCGACCACGCCCTGCGGGACGAACTGGCCCGCATCCTCGGCCGGGACACCGACCTGACCGTGCCCGTCCTCGGGACCGGGGCGGGACACGATGCCGGGATCCTCTCCGGGAGCATCCCCACCGCCATGCTGTTCGTGCGCAACCCCACGGGCGTGTCGCACTCCCCGGCCGAGTACGCCGCCGAGGACGACTGCCTGGCCGGGGTGGCCGCACTCGCCGACGTACTGGAAGGGCTGGTGTGCAGGTGA
- the hutU gene encoding urocanate hydratase, with protein MSGPRPVRAPRGTELSALGWQQEAALRMLQNNLDPEVAEHPDKLVVYGGTGKAARDWRSFDAMVRTLKTLKQDETMLVQSGRPVGVMQTHEWAPRVLIANSNLVGDWANWEEFRRLEALGLTMYGQMTAGSWIYIGTQGILQGTYETFSAVAAKKFGGSLAGTITLTAGLGGMGGAQPLAVTMNDGVAICIDCDPRAIERRIEHRYLDVKADSLEHALQLAVEARDARRPLSIGVLGNAAELVPQLLAMGAPIDVVTDQTSAHDPLSYLPVGVAFEDMAAYAAKDPAGFTTRARESMARHVEAMVGFMDAGAEVFDYGNSIRGEAQLAGYERAFAFPGFVPAYIRPLFCEGKGPFRWAALSGDPADIAKTDKAILELFPENESLARWIKMAGERVHFQGLPARICWLGYGERDKAGERFNDMVASGELSAPIVIGRDHLDCGSVASPYRETEAMLDGSDAIADWPLLNAMVNVASGASWVSIHHGGGVGMGRSIHAGQVTVADGTRLGGEKIRRVLTNDPGMGVIRHVDAGYDIAESVAEDRGVRVPMREGDDA; from the coding sequence ATGTCAGGACCCCGCCCCGTCCGAGCGCCCCGCGGCACCGAACTGAGCGCCCTGGGATGGCAGCAGGAGGCCGCCCTGCGGATGCTGCAGAACAACCTCGACCCCGAGGTCGCCGAGCACCCCGACAAGCTCGTCGTCTACGGCGGCACCGGCAAGGCGGCGCGCGACTGGCGCTCCTTCGACGCGATGGTCCGCACGCTGAAGACGCTCAAGCAGGACGAGACCATGCTCGTCCAGTCCGGCCGCCCCGTCGGCGTCATGCAGACCCACGAGTGGGCGCCGCGCGTCCTCATCGCCAACTCCAACCTCGTCGGCGACTGGGCCAACTGGGAGGAGTTCCGCCGCCTGGAGGCCCTCGGCCTGACGATGTACGGGCAGATGACCGCCGGCTCCTGGATCTACATCGGCACCCAGGGCATCCTGCAGGGCACCTACGAGACGTTCTCCGCCGTCGCCGCCAAGAAGTTCGGCGGGTCGCTGGCCGGGACCATCACCCTGACCGCCGGGCTCGGCGGCATGGGCGGCGCCCAGCCGCTCGCCGTCACCATGAACGACGGCGTCGCGATCTGCATCGACTGCGACCCGCGTGCCATCGAGCGCCGCATCGAGCACCGGTACCTGGACGTGAAGGCCGACTCCCTGGAGCACGCACTCCAGCTGGCCGTCGAGGCGCGCGACGCCCGCCGTCCGCTGTCCATCGGCGTCCTCGGCAACGCCGCCGAGCTGGTCCCGCAGCTCCTCGCCATGGGCGCCCCCATCGACGTCGTCACCGACCAGACCTCGGCCCACGACCCGCTGTCGTACCTGCCGGTCGGCGTCGCCTTCGAGGACATGGCCGCCTACGCCGCCAAGGACCCGGCCGGCTTCACCACCCGCGCGCGCGAGTCGATGGCCCGGCACGTCGAGGCCATGGTCGGCTTCATGGACGCCGGTGCGGAGGTCTTCGACTACGGCAACTCGATCCGCGGCGAGGCGCAGCTCGCGGGCTACGAGCGGGCGTTCGCCTTCCCCGGGTTCGTCCCCGCCTACATCCGGCCGCTGTTCTGTGAGGGCAAGGGCCCCTTCCGCTGGGCGGCGCTGTCGGGCGACCCGGCGGACATCGCGAAGACCGACAAGGCGATCCTCGAGCTCTTCCCCGAGAACGAGTCCCTCGCGCGCTGGATCAAGATGGCCGGTGAGCGGGTCCACTTCCAGGGGCTTCCGGCACGTATCTGCTGGCTCGGGTACGGGGAGCGGGACAAGGCCGGAGAGCGGTTCAACGACATGGTGGCTAGTGGGGAGCTGAGCGCGCCGATCGTCATCGGCCGCGACCACCTCGACTGCGGGTCCGTCGCCTCGCCGTACCGCGAGACGGAGGCGATGCTCGACGGGTCGGACGCGATCGCGGACTGGCCGCTGCTGAACGCCATGGTCAACGTGGCGTCCGGCGCGTCGTGGGTGTCCATCCACCACGGTGGTGGCGTGGGGATGGGCCGGTCCATCCACGCCGGACAGGTGACGGTGGCCGACGGCACCAGGCTCGGCGGCGAGAAGATCCGCCGGGTGCTCACCAACGACCCCGGGATGGGTGTCATCCGGCATGTCGACGCCGGGTACGACATCGCGGAGTCCGTCGCCGAGGATCGGGGCGTTCGGGTTCCGATGCGCGAGGGTGACGACGCGTGA
- a CDS encoding type III PLP-dependent enzyme domain-containing protein, with protein sequence MTADGDTGTGDAVDVVNIGTGEHGDDRTAERMARRDDAVRTAVEQGLLGPDAPLAGLLDVTGIRDSAAALRAAFDAVVPPGTPVLHAFAVKATPLVPVLRLLREAGIGAEVASPGELALARAAGVTPECIVLDSPAKTAAELRRALELGVAVNADSPQELSRLDELVRTVRTDSPLGIRVNPQTGAGSIQALSTATATSKFGVALRDEGAREWVVRAYAERPWLTRLHAHSGSQGVPLSLMARGIAETYALAEEINRHVGRRQIDTIDIGGGLHVNFGSDVTTPTYAQYARLLAEAVPGLFDGRYGLVTEFGRSLLAKHGTLVARVEYTKSAGGRAVAVTHAGVQVAVRTVYAPASWPLRIAAYDAKGRPKEGTAVVQDVAGPACFAGDLLAEARALPLLEQGDHVAVLDTGAYYFAHHYAYNSLARPGVYGYAPDGDGGIRFAVVREPQSVEEIVAESGGGRAGALSEL encoded by the coding sequence ATGACCGCAGACGGTGACACGGGGACGGGGGACGCGGTGGACGTGGTGAACATCGGGACAGGGGAGCACGGCGACGACCGCACTGCCGAGCGGATGGCGCGGCGGGACGACGCCGTACGGACCGCCGTCGAACAGGGGCTGCTGGGGCCGGACGCCCCGCTCGCCGGCCTGCTGGACGTCACGGGCATCCGGGACTCGGCGGCGGCGCTGCGGGCGGCCTTCGACGCGGTGGTACCGCCGGGGACGCCGGTGCTGCACGCGTTCGCGGTCAAGGCGACCCCGCTGGTGCCGGTGCTGCGGCTGCTGCGGGAGGCGGGCATCGGCGCCGAGGTGGCGAGTCCGGGCGAGCTGGCGCTGGCCCGGGCGGCCGGGGTGACCCCGGAGTGCATCGTGCTGGACTCGCCCGCCAAGACGGCGGCCGAGCTGCGCCGTGCGCTGGAGCTGGGCGTCGCCGTGAACGCGGACAGCCCGCAGGAGCTGTCGCGGCTCGACGAGCTGGTCCGCACGGTGAGGACGGACTCCCCGCTGGGGATCCGGGTGAATCCGCAGACCGGGGCCGGTTCGATCCAGGCGCTGTCGACGGCGACGGCCACCTCGAAGTTCGGGGTGGCGTTGCGGGACGAGGGGGCGCGCGAGTGGGTGGTGCGCGCCTATGCGGAGCGGCCCTGGCTGACGCGGCTGCACGCACACTCCGGCTCTCAGGGGGTGCCGCTGTCTCTGATGGCGCGGGGCATCGCGGAGACGTACGCGCTCGCCGAGGAGATCAACCGGCACGTCGGGCGCCGGCAGATCGACACGATCGACATCGGCGGCGGGCTGCACGTCAACTTCGGCTCCGATGTCACGACGCCGACGTACGCGCAGTACGCGCGGCTGCTGGCGGAGGCGGTGCCTGGGCTGTTCGACGGGCGGTACGGACTGGTCACGGAGTTCGGGCGGTCGCTGCTGGCCAAGCACGGGACGCTGGTGGCGCGCGTGGAGTACACCAAGAGCGCGGGCGGCCGGGCCGTCGCGGTCACGCACGCGGGGGTGCAGGTCGCGGTGCGGACGGTGTACGCGCCTGCGTCCTGGCCGCTGCGGATCGCCGCCTACGACGCGAAAGGGCGCCCCAAGGAGGGAACCGCGGTGGTGCAGGACGTGGCGGGACCGGCCTGCTTCGCGGGCGACCTGCTGGCCGAGGCGCGGGCGCTGCCGCTCCTGGAGCAGGGCGACCACGTGGCGGTACTGGACACCGGCGCGTACTACTTCGCGCACCACTACGCCTACAACTCCCTTGCCCGGCCGGGGGTGTACGGCTACGCGCCGGACGGGGACGGCGGGATCCGGTTCGCCGTCGTACGGGAGCCGCAGTCGGTCGAGGAGATCGTGGCGGAGTCGGGCGGGGGGCGCGCGGGAGCGCTGTCGGAACTCTGA
- a CDS encoding transcriptional regulator codes for MTMVRVPSPPPLPVRQGTRIPGGGLSPMLSRLAAERATGVLMREGGMLHLSEGQVVYAESPATPGLDSLLIAHGVLDEEGWREALAQAGPQGLVGRFLVDTGRIVQGALELCHLGALFDAAYFVLGPSSAPARFRYGEAHWLGPVHPVPVTAVERETLRRRDLLHTIWPDPAIDEAPLVRADRPMVPTVPPRQEAVLGRVDGTRTAADISRALARPAFHTLVDIRRLAAAGFVSPRIAAPTPAPAPVPAPAPAPGGVPPAPAEELLPYQDPHITLLKRLRDALEAL; via the coding sequence ATGACGATGGTCAGAGTCCCCTCACCGCCCCCGCTGCCGGTACGGCAGGGGACGCGGATCCCGGGCGGCGGCCTGTCCCCCATGCTCAGCCGGCTCGCCGCCGAGCGGGCCACCGGGGTGCTGATGCGCGAGGGCGGCATGCTCCACCTGTCCGAGGGCCAGGTGGTGTACGCGGAGAGCCCCGCGACCCCGGGCCTCGACAGCCTGCTCATCGCGCACGGCGTGCTCGACGAGGAGGGCTGGCGGGAGGCGCTCGCGCAGGCGGGGCCCCAGGGGCTGGTGGGCCGGTTCCTGGTCGACACCGGCCGGATCGTCCAGGGAGCGCTGGAGCTGTGCCATCTCGGGGCGCTGTTCGACGCGGCGTACTTCGTGCTCGGCCCGAGCAGCGCCCCCGCCCGCTTCCGCTACGGCGAGGCCCACTGGCTGGGACCGGTGCACCCGGTTCCGGTGACCGCGGTGGAGCGGGAGACGCTGCGCCGCCGGGACCTGCTCCACACCATCTGGCCCGACCCCGCGATCGACGAGGCCCCCCTGGTCCGCGCCGACCGCCCGATGGTCCCGACGGTCCCGCCCCGCCAGGAAGCCGTACTGGGTCGCGTCGACGGAACACGTACGGCGGCTGACATCTCACGAGCACTGGCCCGCCCGGCGTTCCACACGCTCGTGGACATAAGGCGCCTGGCAGCGGCGGGGTTCGTATCGCCTCGCATCGCCGCGCCGACACCAGCCCCTGCACCGGTTCCGGCACCGGCACCGGCACCGGGCGGCGTACCACCAGCGCCCGCCGAAGAGTTGCTGCCCTACCAAGACCCCCACATCACCTTGCTGAAAAGGCTGAGAGATGCGCTGGAGGCCCTTTGA